In Nicotiana tabacum cultivar K326 chromosome 11, ASM71507v2, whole genome shotgun sequence, a single window of DNA contains:
- the LOC107766549 gene encoding uncharacterized protein LOC107766549: MATLSRFFQSACTLVLGYGNQISSQETEKIQKIKMKKEDDHSEVCASSSLSEGFQMPLHYPRYKKGDYEKMEEWKLDILLKQYGFLNFNGTLDEKRTFAMGAFLWPDQF; encoded by the coding sequence atggccacTTTGAGCCGATTTTTCCAATCTGCATGCACTCTAGTTTTAGGATATGGGAACCAAATTTCAAGTCAAGAAACTGAGAAAATACAGAAGATTAAGATGAAAAAAGAAGACGATCATAGTGAAGTTTGTGCTTCATCTTCATTGTCAGAAGGATTTCAGATGCCACTTCATTATCCACGTTACAAGAAGGGAGATTATGAGAAGATGGAAGAATGGAAATTAGACATTCTTCTCAAGCAATATGGTTTCTTGAATTTTAATGGGACTTTGGACGAGAAAAGAACATTTGCTATGGGTGCATTTTTATGGCCTGATCAATTTTGA